The following are from one region of the Nicotiana tabacum cultivar K326 chromosome 3, ASM71507v2, whole genome shotgun sequence genome:
- the LOC142178438 gene encoding uncharacterized protein LOC142178438 encodes MQALPSCVVWELWKRRNSMKYGDAVTTSRVIYQVSSNLQALVKVRKPRMDMVPHKWQDLLAMMENFTPKLKVTKVMWEFPSAGWLKVNTNGASRGNPGRSSIGFCIRNENGDIVKSLGKEIEETTNTVAEAKAMVEALRFCRFQKYSHVWIQTDSMLLKKIMDGIWKPPWIISEQGEGGQEIRSKEKRKSIQSTGRTLKQVQKGLKKNGMD; translated from the exons ATGCAAGCACTCCCCTCATGTGTAGTCTGGGAACtctggaaaagaagaaatagtatGAAGTATGGTGATGCTGTGACAACTAGCAGGGTGATttatcaagtttcatcaaatctACAGGCATTGGTGAAAGTGAGAAAGCCTAGGATGGACATGGTACCTCACAAATGGCAAGATCTATTAGCTATGATGGAAAATTTCACTCCTAAACTTAAGGTTACCAAAGTCATGTGGGAATTTCCAAGTGCAGGATGGCTAAAAGTAAATACGAATGGTGCATCGAGGGGAAATCCAGGTAGGAGCTCAATAGGTTTTTGTATAAGAAATGAAAATGGTGACATAGTCAAGTCATTAGGGAAGGAGATTGAGGAGACAACAAACACAGTAGCTGAAGCGAAGGCCATGGTAGAAGCACTAAGGTTCTGCAGATTTCAAAAATACTCTCATGTATGGATTCAAACTGACTCAATGCTATTAAAAAAGATAATGGATGGGATATGgaaaccaccatggatcataTCTGAGCAG GGTGAAGGTGGACAGGAGATAAGaagcaaagagaaaaggaagagcaTTCAATCCACTGGGAGGACATTAAAGCAGGTGCAAAAGGGTTTAAAGAAAAATGGGATGGATTGA